From the genome of Candidatus Palauibacter scopulicola:
GCGACTCCGTACGCCCAGTTTGCGGTAAAGGCGTTTCAGGTAGGTGCGCACGGTGGACGGCGCTAAACCGAGATCGCGGGCGATCGTGGCCGTGCCAAGATCGTCGAAGACCCGCTGCGTGATCTCCGCCTCACGCGACGAGAGTCCAAGTCGGTCGATAAGGACGCGCCATTCCTGGTCTCGGAATACCCTAGCCCGGATTTCTCACAAGATGAAGTAGGCACCGGCCTCCAGTAGTCGCTAA
Proteins encoded in this window:
- a CDS encoding LuxR C-terminal-related transcriptional regulator; protein product: MRARVFRDQEWRVLIDRLGLSSREAEITQRVFDDLGTATIARDLGLAPSTVRTYLKRLYRKLGVRSRGELLILVFLEFLRANEASDFGLVADDI